A region of Pseudomonas sp. Marseille-Q3773 DNA encodes the following proteins:
- the lysM gene encoding peptidoglycan-binding protein LysM → MSLFSFMKEAGEKLIDLLTPGNANAEEQLKKHVESVGLGNPNISATVEGDKIILKGEVASQEEKEKIILAAGNISGVASVEDQITVTGPVAQAAKFVTVEKGDTLSAISKKVYGDPNKYQKIFEANKPMLKHPDKIYPGQVLRIPD, encoded by the coding sequence ATGAGTCTGTTCAGTTTCATGAAAGAAGCAGGGGAAAAGTTGATCGATCTGCTGACCCCGGGGAATGCCAATGCCGAAGAACAGCTGAAGAAGCATGTGGAGAGTGTCGGCCTGGGTAACCCGAACATCAGTGCCACGGTCGAGGGCGACAAGATCATCCTCAAGGGCGAGGTGGCCAGCCAGGAGGAAAAGGAAAAGATCATCCTGGCGGCGGGCAACATCAGCGGTGTGGCCAGTGTGGAAGACCAGATCACCGTGACCGGGCCGGTGGCCCAGGCGGCGAAGTTCGTGACCGTGGAGAAGGGCGATACGCTGAGTGCCATTTCGAAGAAGGTATACGGCGACCCCAACAAGTACCAGAAGATCTTCGAAGCCAACAAACCGATGCTCAAGCACCCGGACAAGATCTACCCGGGGCAGGTGCTGCGTATTCCTGACTGA
- the yrfG gene encoding GMP/IMP nucleotidase, producing MPVLPWSAIDTVLLDMDGTLLDLHYDNRFWLDHLPQRYAELHGVSRAMAEMELQPLFERNAGTLNWYCLDFWSRELRLPIRELKREIADLIALRPDADTFLAAIRKAGKRVVMITNAHRDSLSLKLERVELAPYFERLISSHDYGYPKESPQFWDALQADIGFAPERSLFIDDTLAILRSARRFGVAHLLAVRQPDSQAGPRDTEEFAAVEDYRELLAGL from the coding sequence ATGCCTGTTCTTCCCTGGTCTGCCATCGATACTGTCCTGCTGGACATGGACGGCACCCTGCTCGACCTGCATTACGACAACCGCTTCTGGCTGGACCATCTGCCCCAGCGCTATGCCGAGCTGCACGGGGTAAGCCGGGCCATGGCGGAAATGGAACTGCAGCCGCTGTTCGAGCGTAACGCCGGTACGCTGAACTGGTATTGCCTGGACTTCTGGAGCCGCGAGCTGCGCCTGCCGATTCGCGAGCTGAAACGGGAAATCGCCGACCTGATCGCCTTGCGCCCGGATGCCGATACCTTCCTGGCGGCGATTCGCAAGGCCGGCAAGCGCGTGGTGATGATCACCAATGCGCACCGGGACTCACTGTCGCTGAAGCTGGAGCGGGTGGAGTTGGCGCCGTATTTCGAGCGACTGATCAGCTCGCATGATTATGGCTACCCGAAGGAGAGCCCGCAGTTCTGGGATGCCTTGCAGGCGGATATCGGCTTTGCACCGGAACGCAGCCTGTTCATTGATGACACCCTGGCTATCCTGCGCAGTGCGCGGCGCTTTGGCGTGGCGCATCTGCTGGCGGTGCGCCAGCCCGATAGCCAGGCGGGGCCACGGGATACCGAAGAGTTTGCCGCAGTCGAGGATTACCGGGAGCTGTTGGCAGGCCTGTGA
- the nudE gene encoding ADP compounds hydrolase NudE — protein sequence MRQKPTVLSREIVASSRLFRVEAVQLRFSNGNERTYERLVGRGNGYGAVMIVAMLDAEHAVLVEEYCGGTDEYELSLPKGLIEPGEDVLAAADRELKEEAGFGARQLEHLTELSLSPGYMSQKIQVVLACDLYEERLEGDEPEPMRVDKVNLRELSALAMHPQFTEGRALAALYLARDLLIQRGLLEA from the coding sequence ATGCGCCAGAAACCCACTGTCCTCAGCCGCGAAATCGTCGCCAGCAGCCGCCTGTTTCGCGTCGAAGCCGTGCAATTGCGCTTCAGCAATGGCAACGAGCGCACCTACGAGCGCCTGGTGGGGCGCGGCAATGGCTACGGCGCGGTAATGATCGTGGCCATGCTCGACGCCGAGCACGCCGTGCTGGTGGAAGAATACTGTGGCGGCACCGATGAGTATGAGCTGTCGTTGCCCAAGGGCCTGATCGAGCCGGGCGAGGACGTGCTGGCGGCAGCCGACCGGGAGCTCAAGGAAGAGGCCGGTTTTGGTGCGCGCCAGCTGGAGCACCTGACCGAGCTGTCGCTGTCGCCCGGCTACATGAGCCAGAAGATCCAGGTGGTGCTGGCCTGCGACCTGTACGAAGAGCGCCTGGAGGGCGACGAGCCGGAGCCGATGCGGGTCGACAAGGTCAACCTGCGCGAGCTGTCGGCCTTGGCCATGCACCCGCAGTTCACCGAGGGCCGTGCCCTGGCGGCGCTGTACCTGGCCCGTGACCTGCTGATCCAGCGGGGGCTGCTGGAAGCATGA